Proteins encoded in a region of the Candidatus Cloacimonadota bacterium genome:
- a CDS encoding pyridoxal phosphate-dependent aminotransferase: MKLSTRAIEIQASPIRKLTPFADDAKKKGVHVYHLNIGQPDIETPREILDVYNHFDGKVLSYGPSQGLLSYRQSLVRYYNKHHIPISIKDLIVTTAGSEAIIFALLATCNVGDEVIIPEPFYTNYNGFGTIAGVTIKPLTTYAEDGFSLPPDEKIIECITEKTKAILFSNPGNPTGAVYLKNDLERLAKIALKYDLYLISDEVYREFIYDGLSHTSILHINGIEDRAIMVDSISKRYSACGARIGCIISRNNALMESILKFAQARLCPPTIDQLAAQAAVDIEDAYFIDVLKEYDKRRNIVYNEVHKIEGIVCVKPQGAFYMIVKLPIEDAEDFAQWMLEEFSDNNETVMFAPAKGFYATPKMGRDEVRLAYILNEDDLKCAMHLFRKGLKEYIEKH, from the coding sequence ATGAAATTATCTACTCGTGCTATAGAAATTCAGGCATCACCTATACGAAAGCTAACACCTTTTGCCGATGATGCAAAAAAGAAGGGCGTTCATGTATATCATCTCAATATCGGGCAACCTGATATTGAAACACCCAGAGAAATCTTGGATGTGTATAATCATTTTGATGGAAAGGTACTTTCGTATGGTCCTTCACAGGGGTTGTTGAGTTATAGGCAGAGTCTTGTGCGCTATTATAATAAGCATCACATTCCTATCAGTATTAAGGATCTGATCGTGACAACTGCCGGCTCTGAGGCTATTATCTTTGCTCTGCTTGCAACCTGTAATGTCGGAGATGAAGTGATCATACCTGAACCATTTTACACAAATTATAACGGATTTGGGACTATTGCAGGAGTAACCATTAAACCTCTTACAACCTATGCTGAAGACGGTTTTTCACTCCCTCCAGATGAAAAAATAATCGAGTGCATAACAGAAAAAACAAAAGCAATTCTCTTCAGTAATCCAGGTAATCCAACCGGTGCTGTTTATTTGAAAAATGATCTTGAACGATTAGCGAAGATAGCACTCAAATATGATCTCTATCTCATATCTGATGAAGTGTATAGAGAATTCATATATGACGGTCTTTCTCATACAAGTATTCTACACATTAATGGGATCGAGGATCGGGCAATAATGGTAGACAGCATTTCCAAGCGATATAGCGCATGTGGTGCAAGAATTGGATGTATTATATCAAGAAATAATGCTTTAATGGAATCTATCCTGAAATTCGCACAAGCACGTCTTTGTCCACCTACAATAGACCAGTTAGCAGCACAGGCTGCAGTTGATATTGAGGATGCTTATTTTATCGATGTTCTCAAAGAATATGATAAAAGACGAAATATTGTTTATAATGAAGTACATAAGATCGAAGGTATCGTGTGTGTGAAACCGCAAGGGGCGTTCTATATGATCGTGAAGCTGCCTATCGAAGATGCTGAAGATTTTGCTCAGTGGATGCTCGAGGAGTTTTCTGATAATAATGAAACCGTTATGTTTGCCCCGGCAAAAGGATTTTATGCAACTCCCAAAATGGGAAGAGATGAAGTTCGCCTTGCATATATCCTCAATGAAGATGACCTGAAATGTGCGATGCATTTGTTCCGAAAAGGTCTTAAGGAATATATAGAAAAACATTAA
- a CDS encoding T9SS type A sorting domain-containing protein, with protein MEVKVYLSSETDYQTLYNLKLNGDVYSGFARIFVTPDEFEELKETNLSYEIITQDLEAHSEQIKELRTDWLWYDDIIALMDSCAAAFPFICRKEYIGETVEGREISACVISDNVSLEENEPEIMFDGGIHGDELCAAENVARMIRYLCVNYGSNTQVTNIVNNTEVWLYPMVNPDGRYHVVRYNANGVDLNRDWGYMWDAWGGSPGPYSQTETKALRSCMYNHQFVVHTTYHSGTEFISHPWSYRSNLCPDHPHINQLAGIYSTSSGYANLDYGPGCTGMYPINGSSKDTNYGVMGSISWSMEISYQKQPPTSQIVYYWNLNLPAMLTMMEYCNYGLNGLVTDAVSGDPVSALIWVNNFMPTYTDPQVGDFHKYVLNGNYTVTVTANGYESQTMNNVTVTAMNATTIDFQLQPSDDDAFYGYKFAASQIPDNNTGDEGNTPACLGQPDNINYSIGKNGWCIIDMQYPIVDGPYNDFTVYEGDASPEGYDCYVANSIDGPFCIVGSGIGTTEFDLGDSDISEAQFIKIVDDGDGTATANDAGFDLDAISTEFIQGANLVIDDYYVDDSAIGNGDGILDPGEQAILNIIVRNNGTETAQDILSILSCTDLYVSVNGDLEPFSNIEPGEMDTSSVSIAALASTPDGHPAYFSLDLHCNSNAFSGMYDIILHVGSVPCEDFETGDFSAFDWQMGGSMDWTIDTINPYQGSYCARSGAIGHNTTTEMSVTLDVSSGQISFYRKVSSENTYDFLQFYIDGAMQGQWSGEMNWSQEVYPVNAGTHTFKWVYDKDYNTIGGQDRAWVDCICFPATSPDYPIFYLAPTYIDFGQVYIGSDSTAHFTVQNVGGGTLQGSISTPVGFSVMESGGSNPGTTLDYNLAEGQSQEYDLIFCPALVQSYEDSVQVTILPFQFEYIHVCGNGIIQTGVPNNDNYAETKLLGNFPNPVGRSTVISYQLKGSAQIQDVMIDVYNIHGDYVMTVKGNAGKAILDCSEIGSGVYFYKLKHDNTVQIRKMVIIK; from the coding sequence ATGGAAGTAAAGGTATATCTCTCATCTGAAACTGATTATCAGACATTGTATAATCTCAAACTGAACGGAGATGTCTATTCAGGATTCGCGAGAATATTTGTTACTCCAGATGAATTTGAAGAACTTAAAGAAACCAATTTGTCATATGAAATAATTACTCAAGATCTGGAAGCTCATTCAGAGCAGATCAAAGAATTAAGAACAGACTGGCTCTGGTATGATGATATTATTGCTTTGATGGATAGCTGTGCAGCAGCATTTCCTTTTATTTGTAGGAAAGAATATATCGGAGAAACGGTTGAAGGACGAGAAATTTCCGCATGTGTTATCAGTGATAATGTCTCATTGGAAGAAAATGAACCGGAGATCATGTTTGATGGGGGAATACACGGAGATGAACTCTGCGCTGCAGAAAACGTTGCACGAATGATCAGGTACCTTTGTGTGAATTATGGCTCGAATACACAGGTTACAAATATTGTCAATAATACTGAAGTGTGGCTTTATCCGATGGTCAATCCTGATGGACGATATCATGTTGTGAGATACAATGCAAATGGTGTTGATCTTAACAGAGATTGGGGTTACATGTGGGATGCATGGGGAGGAAGTCCTGGTCCTTATTCACAAACTGAAACCAAAGCGCTCAGAAGTTGTATGTATAATCATCAATTTGTTGTTCATACGACGTATCATAGTGGAACTGAATTTATTTCACATCCCTGGAGTTATCGTTCAAACCTATGTCCTGATCATCCACATATAAATCAGCTTGCAGGTATTTACTCAACGAGTTCGGGATATGCAAACCTCGATTACGGACCAGGTTGTACTGGCATGTACCCGATCAATGGTAGTTCAAAGGATACAAATTACGGTGTAATGGGTTCAATAAGCTGGTCAATGGAGATTTCATATCAAAAGCAACCTCCGACTTCACAAATAGTCTATTACTGGAATCTCAATCTCCCCGCAATGCTTACTATGATGGAGTACTGCAATTACGGACTCAATGGACTTGTTACCGATGCAGTATCTGGTGATCCTGTATCAGCTCTTATCTGGGTAAACAACTTCATGCCTACTTATACAGATCCTCAAGTCGGCGATTTTCATAAGTATGTACTCAATGGAAATTATACTGTCACAGTTACTGCCAATGGATATGAAAGCCAGACGATGAATAATGTCACTGTTACAGCAATGAATGCTACAACAATTGATTTTCAATTGCAGCCATCAGATGACGATGCTTTTTACGGATACAAATTCGCCGCAAGCCAGATCCCTGACAATAATACAGGTGACGAAGGAAATACACCCGCATGCCTAGGCCAACCAGATAATATAAATTATTCGATAGGTAAAAATGGTTGGTGTATTATTGATATGCAGTACCCGATCGTAGATGGACCATATAATGATTTTACTGTATATGAAGGTGATGCATCACCAGAAGGATATGATTGTTATGTTGCAAACTCGATCGATGGACCGTTTTGTATCGTCGGTTCTGGAATTGGTACAACAGAATTTGACCTAGGTGATTCTGATATCTCGGAAGCTCAGTTTATAAAAATCGTTGATGATGGTGATGGCACGGCAACGGCAAATGATGCCGGTTTTGATCTTGATGCGATTTCTACCGAATTCATTCAGGGAGCAAATCTTGTAATTGATGATTATTATGTTGATGATTCTGCAATTGGAAATGGAGACGGTATTCTCGATCCGGGTGAACAAGCAATTCTCAATATTATTGTAAGAAATAATGGAACAGAAACCGCACAGGATATCCTCTCAATATTGAGTTGTACTGATCTTTACGTTTCTGTTAATGGTGACCTGGAACCATTTTCTAATATCGAACCGGGTGAAATGGACACCTCATCTGTATCAATTGCAGCTTTAGCATCGACACCGGATGGACATCCTGCTTATTTCTCTCTGGATCTGCACTGTAACAGTAATGCATTTTCCGGAATGTATGATATTATCCTTCATGTCGGTTCAGTACCATGCGAAGATTTTGAAACTGGTGATTTTAGCGCATTTGACTGGCAGATGGGTGGTAGCATGGACTGGACCATCGATACTATCAATCCATACCAGGGTTCATATTGTGCAAGATCTGGAGCAATAGGACATAATACAACGACTGAGATGTCTGTTACACTTGATGTAAGCAGCGGACAGATTTCATTCTATAGAAAAGTTTCTTCTGAGAATACCTATGATTTTCTTCAATTCTATATTGATGGTGCAATGCAGGGACAATGGTCAGGAGAGATGAACTGGTCTCAGGAAGTGTACCCCGTTAATGCTGGAACTCACACTTTTAAATGGGTGTATGACAAAGATTATAATACGATAGGGGGTCAGGATCGGGCATGGGTCGATTGTATCTGTTTTCCTGCAACATCACCCGATTATCCTATTTTCTATTTAGCACCAACATATATTGATTTTGGACAGGTGTATATCGGTTCAGATTCAACAGCTCATTTCACCGTGCAGAATGTTGGCGGGGGAACACTCCAGGGTTCGATAAGTACACCTGTCGGATTTAGTGTCATGGAATCAGGTGGGAGTAATCCTGGAACCACCCTTGATTATAACCTGGCTGAAGGTCAATCACAGGAATACGACCTTATCTTTTGCCCAGCACTTGTTCAATCCTATGAAGATAGTGTGCAGGTTACGATTCTACCGTTCCAGTTTGAATATATTCATGTCTGCGGCAACGGCATTATTCAAACCGGAGTGCCGAATAATGATAATTATGCTGAAACAAAGCTGCTCGGTAATTTTCCAAATCCAGTTGGAAGATCGACGGTTATTTCCTATCAACTTAAAGGTAGCGCTCAAATTCAGGATGTCATGATCGATGTTTACAATATTCATGGTGACTATGTTATGACGGTAAAAGGAAATGCTGGAAAAGCAATTCTGGATTGTTCAGAAATTGGCAGCGGTGTATATTTTTATAAATTAAAACATGACAATACAGTGCAAATCAGAAAGATGGTTATCATCAAATAA
- a CDS encoding T9SS type A sorting domain-containing protein: MSTTLVGEVIDLSPAETSVDVIQFDESKVTLHVSLDEFERTHQNKEGYSFDNLFVDSWSRLRKEGYPALPSIRKMVMVSQNGSIDAEITSVKSTIISNIHPYPAQPSAVDNDAFATPPFTYNEDFYNSKETYPQTVYSISDIQTIRGLSFVYVTITPFQFNASNKSLQVIEELDITLSVNGTFDIDDRLFSPYLSSIVMNNAVNPIYEAPEQTVSKDVDGADLIIVTTYDFMDAAETLKEWKSQKGFYTDIAYLEDIGSTAQYIYTYLFLAYEIWTLPPSFALFLGDADIVPTNYVQDQLSGGYLGTDRPYACMDGDFHPDMAYGRISVDDEQQAFVVINKIIEYEKNPPALSSFYENTTHAGYFQDDEYDGYETRRFIKTSEEMRDFFLVENYDAKRIYVTEGGVNPTNYNNGYYANGGPIPSELLRANGFLWNGNETDITNAINTGTFLLTHRDHGYTAGWGDPAYNIGSIGQLTNNELLPMVFSINCQTGWFDSETDNDPGTFECFTEMFLRKEDGGAVSTVGACRNSLSGYNDFLALGMIDGMWDNFFPDFGFETGGYLGNVLYHGLLAMEQIWGGYSTEYQFNIFHVIGDPTLQVWREEPLEITATHDNGFTFDITSIPILTNISEGIASLVVDGELIGKVEFDSPIFDLYLSESLSEPQTGVITISARDHKPYLGTVTFIPPNGSYVIIDSFSVSDVNGNNDGEWDAGEEIVLTYVLTNVGNEDVDTVYVQIEADDVFLQINQPSGTITGLQPDESIQFSTSAFISMDCEHNQRIILEATVDNDGSEFIDSQDLYVIKLPKMAIPVDSVYYEVSGNVVESIPFEIQNIGADTLYCNLVNHSHQCANIVETNAYLTIPHVSEFENLNEFTVMMWLKLDQITQPGFILNKGVINGDLSFTVSMTNSSTLLYKFRDASGADLQKIVTIDVNTSDWFHLAITVDSSSITSYINGELLSSDSFSSPIYSTVSDILVGSYVNSVYEFEGYLDELALYTSALSQTDIQDRYCSTIRENFPNLLSYYRFDNETQLTDYTGYNDLVQQGTVTFDSAGAPIYTWFGFGCSELVIEPYQTEFVDITFNTFGYNPQLHSSYVEIVSNADNLNDLMIPIELLYEPYGIDDPSSNNTFTLSYSNPFTPSDQIHFSIKTAQHVSLDIYNLKGQFVKNLIDEMLVPQQYSYQWDGRDAVGKTVVSGVYFIRIQTEDQSRIKKFVFLR, encoded by the coding sequence GTGAGTACAACGTTAGTTGGAGAAGTAATTGATCTATCTCCTGCTGAGACATCTGTAGATGTTATTCAGTTTGATGAGTCAAAGGTTACACTCCATGTTTCTCTTGATGAATTTGAACGCACTCATCAGAACAAAGAGGGGTATTCATTTGATAATCTCTTTGTAGATTCATGGAGTAGATTGCGGAAAGAGGGATACCCGGCATTACCTTCAATTCGCAAAATGGTGATGGTTTCCCAAAATGGCAGTATTGATGCTGAAATAACATCAGTAAAATCAACAATCATTTCTAATATTCACCCCTATCCTGCTCAACCTTCAGCAGTTGATAATGATGCATTTGCGACTCCTCCTTTTACCTATAATGAAGATTTCTATAATTCTAAAGAAACCTACCCGCAAACTGTTTATTCTATATCAGATATTCAAACCATTCGAGGACTTAGTTTTGTATATGTTACGATCACACCGTTCCAATTCAATGCATCTAATAAATCTCTCCAGGTTATTGAAGAGCTGGATATAACTTTATCCGTTAACGGAACATTTGATATTGATGATAGATTGTTCTCACCATATCTCAGCTCGATCGTTATGAATAACGCGGTAAATCCTATCTACGAAGCCCCTGAACAGACTGTTTCAAAAGATGTTGATGGTGCTGATCTTATTATTGTTACAACATATGATTTCATGGATGCTGCTGAGACGTTGAAGGAATGGAAATCACAGAAGGGATTTTATACTGATATAGCATATCTGGAAGATATTGGTTCGACTGCTCAATATATTTATACATATCTCTTTTTGGCGTATGAGATTTGGACATTACCTCCATCATTTGCCCTATTCTTAGGAGATGCGGATATTGTTCCAACTAATTATGTGCAGGATCAGCTTTCAGGTGGATATCTTGGTACAGATCGCCCTTATGCATGCATGGATGGTGACTTTCATCCTGATATGGCATATGGGCGAATCTCTGTCGATGATGAACAGCAGGCTTTTGTTGTCATTAACAAAATAATTGAATATGAAAAAAATCCTCCGGCACTCTCTTCATTTTACGAGAATACCACTCATGCTGGTTATTTCCAGGATGATGAATATGATGGGTATGAGACTAGACGCTTCATCAAAACATCTGAGGAAATGCGCGATTTTTTTCTAGTGGAAAATTATGATGCGAAGCGAATCTATGTTACAGAAGGTGGTGTTAATCCTACGAACTATAATAATGGATACTATGCGAACGGTGGACCTATTCCATCAGAATTACTCAGAGCCAATGGCTTCTTGTGGAACGGGAATGAAACTGACATTACCAATGCGATAAATACCGGAACTTTCCTACTTACACATCGTGACCATGGTTATACTGCCGGCTGGGGAGATCCTGCGTATAATATCGGCAGTATTGGTCAACTCACCAATAACGAACTCCTCCCGATGGTTTTTAGTATTAATTGCCAGACCGGTTGGTTTGATAGTGAAACTGATAATGATCCAGGTACGTTTGAGTGTTTCACTGAAATGTTCCTGCGAAAAGAGGATGGAGGAGCAGTAAGTACAGTTGGTGCTTGCAGAAATTCTCTGAGTGGTTATAATGACTTTCTTGCATTGGGTATGATCGATGGAATGTGGGATAATTTCTTTCCGGATTTTGGCTTTGAAACCGGCGGTTACCTGGGAAATGTTCTCTATCATGGTCTGCTGGCAATGGAACAAATTTGGGGAGGTTATTCAACAGAATATCAATTTAATATCTTCCATGTTATTGGAGATCCAACGTTGCAGGTCTGGCGGGAAGAACCTCTTGAAATAACTGCTACACACGATAATGGTTTTACGTTTGATATAACCTCTATTCCCATTCTTACAAATATCAGTGAGGGTATTGCTTCTCTTGTTGTGGACGGTGAATTGATCGGTAAGGTTGAATTTGATTCTCCAATTTTCGACCTGTACCTTTCAGAATCCCTCTCAGAACCTCAAACAGGTGTCATTACAATTTCGGCAAGAGATCATAAGCCATATCTTGGTACAGTGACTTTCATTCCGCCAAATGGAAGCTATGTTATTATAGACAGCTTTTCTGTATCAGATGTTAACGGTAATAATGATGGTGAGTGGGATGCAGGTGAAGAAATCGTTCTTACGTATGTTTTAACAAACGTAGGAAATGAAGATGTTGATACTGTCTATGTACAGATCGAAGCTGATGATGTTTTCCTTCAAATAAACCAACCATCCGGCACAATTACGGGTTTACAGCCCGATGAATCGATCCAATTCAGTACAAGTGCATTCATCTCAATGGACTGCGAACACAACCAGAGGATAATACTTGAAGCAACTGTTGATAATGATGGCTCTGAATTTATTGATTCACAGGATCTATATGTTATTAAGCTTCCAAAGATGGCAATTCCAGTCGATTCAGTGTATTATGAAGTATCTGGAAATGTTGTAGAAAGCATTCCTTTCGAGATACAAAATATCGGCGCAGACACGCTTTACTGTAACCTGGTCAATCATTCACATCAATGTGCTAATATTGTAGAAACTAATGCTTACTTGACTATTCCACACGTGAGTGAATTTGAAAATTTAAATGAATTCACTGTCATGATGTGGCTAAAGCTCGATCAAATTACTCAACCAGGATTCATTTTGAATAAGGGAGTTATTAATGGCGATCTGAGTTTCACGGTCTCAATGACGAACAGCTCTACACTCCTTTATAAGTTCAGAGATGCTTCCGGTGCTGATCTACAGAAGATTGTGACCATAGATGTAAATACAAGCGATTGGTTCCATCTTGCTATTACGGTAGATAGTTCATCAATTACCTCATACATCAATGGTGAACTTCTGTCATCAGATAGTTTTTCTTCACCAATATATTCTACAGTTTCAGATATCCTTGTTGGTTCATATGTAAATTCTGTTTATGAGTTTGAAGGATATTTAGATGAACTGGCGCTCTATACTTCAGCTCTTTCACAAACTGATATACAAGACAGATATTGTTCAACGATTAGAGAAAATTTTCCTAATCTCCTCAGTTACTATAGATTTGATAACGAAACTCAATTAACGGATTATACGGGGTACAACGACCTTGTTCAGCAGGGTACTGTAACCTTTGATTCTGCGGGTGCACCAATATATACATGGTTTGGATTTGGCTGCTCAGAACTCGTTATCGAGCCGTATCAAACTGAGTTTGTCGATATTACATTCAATACTTTTGGTTACAACCCACAACTGCATTCTTCGTATGTTGAGATAGTCTCTAATGCAGATAACCTGAATGATCTGATGATCCCCATCGAGCTTCTCTATGAGCCATACGGTATTGATGATCCGAGTTCGAATAACACCTTTACTCTATCTTATTCAAATCCCTTTACTCCATCAGACCAAATACACTTCAGTATAAAGACAGCACAGCATGTTTCTCTTGATATTTATAACCTTAAAGGGCAGTTCGTAAAAAATCTTATCGACGAGATGCTTGTTCCTCAACAATATTCATACCAGTGGGATGGAAGGGATGCTGTCGGTAAAACAGTTGTGAGTGGTGTGTACTTCATTCGCATACAGACGGAAGATCAATCTCGAATAAAGAAGTTTGTTTTTCTAAGATAG